Proteins encoded by one window of Candidatus Sumerlaea chitinivorans:
- a CDS encoding Dihydroorotate dehydrogenase electron transfer subunit, producing MKYRVLARLVEAHELDPTTFRHVYEAPQIARECAPGQFLHIRVSPQTAPLLRRPISILWSDGHTHVEVMFKVVRTGTALLASRRIGDEVDLVGPLGNPFPYDFTRDAVMVAGGYGIAPLAFLARWNVSNHNRRTLIYGARSADAVYLLSEWKAAFDRVIVTTEDGSLGRRGLATDPLRDLLVAEGRLAVYACGPTPMLAAVARTVAEVAEPRTPCYVSLENRMGCGVGACLGCVVPTKQGLKTTCREGPVFSADEICFEELLEKLARY from the coding sequence ATGAAATACCGTGTGCTGGCTCGGCTCGTGGAGGCTCATGAGCTCGATCCAACAACTTTCCGACATGTGTATGAGGCGCCGCAAATTGCACGCGAGTGTGCGCCGGGGCAGTTCTTGCACATTCGCGTGAGCCCGCAAACCGCCCCGCTTCTGCGGCGCCCAATCAGCATCCTTTGGAGCGATGGGCACACACACGTCGAGGTCATGTTCAAGGTCGTGCGTACGGGCACTGCGCTACTTGCTTCGCGCCGCATCGGTGATGAAGTGGATCTCGTCGGGCCGCTGGGCAATCCGTTCCCCTACGATTTCACGCGTGACGCGGTGATGGTGGCTGGCGGATACGGCATCGCGCCGCTGGCTTTTTTGGCTCGGTGGAATGTGAGCAACCACAACCGCCGGACACTTATCTACGGAGCGCGGAGTGCAGATGCAGTTTACCTCCTTTCCGAATGGAAAGCTGCGTTCGACCGAGTGATCGTAACAACGGAGGATGGCTCGCTTGGGCGACGCGGTCTGGCCACCGATCCCTTGCGCGATTTACTTGTAGCAGAAGGTCGCCTTGCGGTGTATGCGTGCGGTCCCACGCCGATGCTCGCGGCTGTGGCTCGTACGGTCGCGGAAGTGGCTGAGCCCCGCACGCCCTGTTACGTCTCGCTTGAGAACCGCATGGGGTGCGGTGTCGGCGCGTGTCTTGGATGTGTGGTCCCTACGAAGCAAGGGTTGAAGACCACCTGTCGCGAAGGCCCGGTGTTCTCTGCGGACGAAATCTGTTTCGAAGAATTGTTGGAGAAGTTGGCGAGGTACTGA
- a CDS encoding Response regulator has product MEKKRILIVDDEKNIRTLFRDELEEAGYEVATADSGADALAKLDIFQPDLVVLDIRMPDMTGIEVLEQLRKKYEDLPVIMCTAVRGLKDDFTIWEARVSDYVTKPVDLDDLKAKIRKALGEG; this is encoded by the coding sequence ATGGAAAAGAAACGCATTCTCATCGTTGATGACGAGAAAAACATTCGCACTCTCTTTCGCGATGAACTTGAAGAGGCGGGCTATGAGGTCGCCACGGCCGACAGCGGGGCCGATGCGCTGGCCAAGCTTGATATTTTTCAACCAGATCTCGTAGTTTTGGACATCCGCATGCCCGACATGACGGGAATTGAGGTCCTCGAGCAACTGCGTAAGAAATATGAGGATCTCCCTGTGATCATGTGCACGGCGGTCCGCGGCCTGAAAGACGATTTTACCATTTGGGAAGCGCGGGTGAGCGACTACGTCACGAAACCCGTGGATCTGGACGACCTTAAAGCAAAGATCCGCAAGGCGCTGGGCGAGGGATGA